GCGGGTGAGGTCATCGACGACTACCTCGCGCGGGCCGACGCGCTGATGACGGCGACCCAGGAGGGGCGGGCGTTCGAGGGGGCGTTCGCGCTGCTGCGCGACGACGGGCTGGTGACCCAGCTGCGTGAGGACCTCAACGCGCTGCTCGAGCACCCGCTGTCGCACGGGATCCTCGGGGAGGCCGACCGGGCCGAGCTGCGGGGGACCGTCAAGCTGGTGCGCGACGGCCTCGACCGGGTGCTGGCCCAGCGCAGCCGGGTGACGGCCACGCTCAAGGAGTACATCGTCTCCCACGACGCCGCGCGCGACCGGGAGCTGGAGCAGACGCTGCGCCAGGTCGAGTCCGAGCTGATGACGTGGATGTCGACGACCGGGCCGCGGGCGACCCACGAGGTCTCGCTCCTGCCGAGCCGGGTCAACGTCGACCACCTGCGCGAGCGGTTCCACGACCCGGCCGACGACGTGCTGCCGGCGCCGATCACGGCCGCCGACCCGGCCGAGGCGCCGACGCTCTCGCTCGCGGAGCTGATGGCCCAGGGCGGCCCCCAGCTGGGCTCGCTGCGCCAGCGGCTCGACGACGCGCTCGGCGACCTGCTGCCGGCCGGCTCTCTCGGGGAGCTGTTCGAGGCGCTCGAGCCGTCGCTGCGCCGCCCGGTCGAGATCTTCGGCCTGCTGCACCTCGCGGCCGACCGCGAGTGGGAGACCGAGGACGAGCTCGAGTCGTTCGCCGCCGTACGCCCCGACGGGTCGCGCCGCACGTTCGCCGTGCCGCGCACGCCCCTTCCGGATCCCGACCTCGAGAACACCCGAGAGGAGTCCCGCCGGTGAGTGTCGAGCTGGACGAGCCGACCGCTGAGAGCAGCGACAGCGACGAGATCAACGACTTCGACGACCTCGACGAGGTCGCCGACGAGACCTCGGTGTCCCTGTTCGAGGGCGACGAGGGTGGGCTGGAGTACGCGCAGCGGCACGCACTCGTCACCCTGCTCAAGCAGCGGTTCATCAGCGCCCGCACCCACCCGCGCGACTGGCAGGTGCTGGTCGAGAACGAGCGGGTGATCCGCTCGCGCCTCAACGATCTGTTCCTCGACCTCCAGGTCGACCCGACCCGCGAGGTCGCGTGGAAGCGACAGGCCACCTCCGAGACGGCCAGCCGGTTCCCTACCCTGCTCCACGACACCTCGTGGTCGCGCGAGGAGACCCTCGTGCTGGTCCACCTGCGCGACCGGCTGCGAGCGGGGCTGGCCAGCGGCGACGCCCGGGTCTACATCGACCGCGAGGACATCGTCGAGTACGTCGCCAGCTTCCGTCCCGGCCACGCCACCGACGAGGCGGGCGACGAGAAGCGGGCCCGCAACGCCGTGGTCAGCGTGGTGAAGGCCGGCCTGCTCATCGGCTCGGCCGCCGACGACCGCTACGAGATCAGCGAGGCCGTCGAGCCGCTGCTGCCGCTCGAGCTGCTCCAGGAGCTGCTCGAGGCGCTGCAGAAGGCCAACGGCTCCGAGCCGGAGCCGGAGCCCCGCGACGACGACCTGTTCGAGGAGGAGGACGCCTGATGTCCGTCGACGAGATGGAGCAGGTCGAGGGCACCGACGGCCTCTTCGACAAGGAGGTCGTCGCGACGCCGGCCGACGACACCGTCCAGTGGCGCGCTGTGCTGCTGCAGCTGGTCAACTGGGGCGGCTTCGGCGGCCTGACCACGGTCCCGCTGCGGGGCGACGCGACGATGATCTCCGGCGCCTCGGGTGTCGGCAAGAGCACCATCCTCGACGCCTACACGGCGCTGATGATGCCCTCCGACACGAAGTTCAACGGCGCCTCCAACGACGCCGTCGCGGGCCGCGCCCGCAGCGCGGGCCAGCGCAACCTGCTGTCCTACCTGCGCGGTGCCGTCGACGTCGTCGACAACCCCAGGACCGGGCGGCCCGAGGAGAAGCTGCTGCGCGGCAAGGGCTCCGACACGTGGGGCGCGGTCGCGATGACCTTCGTCAACGACCAGGGCGGCCGGTTCACCGCGCTGCGCACCTACTACGTCCCGCGGCGCGCCGCGCGCTCCGGCGAGGTGCAGATGCAGCTCGCCACCCACGAGGGCGCGTTGTCGCTGGAGACGCTGGAGGTCGCCGTGCCCGAGCGCTTCCACGCCAACACCCTCAAGAAGCTGTTCCCCGGCATCCGCGTGCACCGCACGTACGCCGAGTTCGCGGCCGTGCTGCACGCGCGTCTCGGCATCGGTGCCAACGGCGACGGCTCCAAGGCGCTGCGCCTGCTGGCCCGGATCCAGGCCGGCAACCAGGTCCGCAGCGTCGACGAGCTCTACAAGGACATGGTGCTCGAGCGGCCGTCGACCTACGCCGCCGCGGACCGGGCGATCGAGCACTTCGACGACCTCGACGCGTCGTACACCGCGATGCGCACCGAGGAGCAGAAGCTCGAGCTGCTCGAGCCGATCACCGACCTCCACGAGCGCAAGGTCGCGGCGACCAAGCGGCTCGCCGAGCTCGACTCGTACGGCGTCACGCTGTCCGGCGACACCCCGCTGCGGCTGTGGCTGCTGCGCACCCACCTGCGGCTGATCGAGGCCGCCGTCGCGGGCAACCGCGACTCCCGGCAGGGCACCGTCGAGGCACTCACCGCCACGCGGTCCGCCGAGACCACGCTCGCCGGTGACCTCGAGGCGGCGAAGGAGGCGCACCGCGCAGCCGGCGGCGGCGACCTGCAGGCGCTCGCCGCGCAGGCCGAGCACGAGCGGGTGATCCGCGAGGAGCGCGCCAACCGGCTCGCCGAGCTCGAGGAGCGGGTCTACCCGCTGGTCGGGCTCACCGACGCCGACGCCCCCGACCTCGAGTCCGCGCTCGACTCGGCGACCGCGTTCGCCGAGCTGCAGCTGCTGGCCCGCAAGCGGCTCACCGCCGGCGAGGCCGAGCAGGCCACGCTGCGCGCCGAGCGCGACCGGGTGCGCGACGCGCTGGTGCCGCTGAAGAACGAGCAGGCCGTGCTCAAGCGCGAGCGGGCCTCGATGGAGAACCGCAACGGCCGGGTGCCGTCGTACCTCCACGACCTGCGGGCCGCCGTCGCCGACGCGAGCGGCCTGTCGGTCGACGAGCTGCCGTTCGTGGCGGAGCTGATCGACCTCGCGCCCGAGGAGGCGCGCTGGCGCACCGCGATCGAGACCGTGCTGGGCGGGACCGCGCGGATGATGCTGGTGCCGATCGGTCGCCTGGCCGAGTTCTCCAGCGCGATCGACGGCCTGCGCCTGCCCGGCCGGCTGACCTTCCAGGGGGTCGAGCTCGACCTGCCCGAGACCGGCCCGGCCGACCCCGAGCGGGTCGCCGGCAAGCTGCTGTTCAAGGACTCGCCGTTCTCCGGCTGGGTCCAGCAGCACGTCGAGGAGCCGTCCCGCAACGCCTTCTGCGTCGAGAGCGCCGCGGAGCTCGACGGGCCCGGGTTCCGGGTCACCGCCGCCGGCCAGACCCGCAACGGCGACCGCGGCACCCACGGGCGCAGTGACCACCGCAACATCATCGGCTTCTCCAACGAGGACGCGATCGCCGAGATCGACGGCCAGCTCGCGGAGCTCGAGCGCAGGATGGAGCAGGTCGACGCCCAGCTCGCCGAGCTCGACCGCCGCGGCCGGCTGCTGGAGCAGCAGCGCAAGGCGTACGACGCCATCGCGATGGTCCGCTTCGACGACGTCGACGTCGCGGGCAGCGACCGGCGCATCGCCGAGCTGGAGCAGCGTCGCACCGACATCCTCACCTCCGACGACCAGCTCAAGGTGCTCCAGGCGCAGATCGACGACCTCGTCCACCGCCTCGACGACGCGCGGCAGGAGAGGTTCGCGCTCGAGCAGAAGCAGCGCGAGCTCAACTCCGGCCACAGCGAGCTCGTCGACTCCGAGGACCTGGTCAAGGACCGACTCGAGGCGATGGAGAGGAGCGGGACGGTCGAGCTGAGCGAGGAGCAGGAGGCCGCGCTGGCCGCCGACTTCGCCGCGGCCGCCGCCCCCGCGGACCCCGAGGACCTCGACCGGTTCGCCGACAACTCGCACCGGCTGGGGGAGCGGCTGCGCACCGCCGTCGCGGACGCCGAGGCCGAGATGCGGCGCTGCGACGACGACCTGGCGCTGATCTTCAAGCACTACAAGTTCCAGTGGGACTCGCCCAACCTCGGCGCCACCTCCGACTCGTACGCCGACTACGCCCGGATCCTCGACGACATCCGCGGCACCGGCCTCGCCGAGCGCCGCGCGGAGTGGCGTCGCCGGCTCACCGAGTGGAGCGGCCAGGACCTGGTCCCGCTGCTCGGCGCGATGTCGTCCTCGGTCGAGGAGATCGAGGACCGGCTCGAGCCGATCAACGCGATCCTGCGCCGTCTCGAGTTCGGTGCCGAGGGCGACCGGCTCCGGATCCGGCTGCGGCGGCTGGCGCCCGCCCACGTGCAGGTCTTCCTCAAGGACCTGCGGGCCCTGTCGTCCGGCGTGAGCGGCGAGCTCGACGAGGCCGGGCTGGAGAAGAGGTTCACCGACCTCAGCCGGTTCATGCAGCAGCTGCGCAAGCCGGCCCAGTCCGGCGACGGCCCGGCCCTCACCACCGACCGCGACCGGCTGCTCGACGTGCGCCGGCACGTGGAGATCAGCGCCGAGCGCTACGACCACCTCACCGGCGAGCTGCGGGCGACGTACCGCACGCTGGGGGAGAAGTCCGGCGGCGAGAGCCAGGAGCTGGTGGCGTTCATCGTCGGCTCCGCGCTGCGCTTCCGGCTGGGCGACGAGATGCGCTCGCGGCCGCGGTTCGCGCCGGTGTTCCTCGACGAGGGCTTCGTCAAGGCCGACTCGGAGTTCGCGGGTCGTGCGGTGCAGGCGTGGAAGGGCCTCGGGTTCCAGCTGATCATCGGCGTACCGCTCGACAAGGTGACCGGCCTCGAGCCCCACATGGACGAGCTGCTGGCGATCACCAAGAACACCACGACCCACCAGTCGTGGATCACGCCGATCACCAACGCGGAGCCGGCCGACGCCTGATCGTCAGGGCTTGTCGCCCTGCAGGTCGGTGAAGCGGACGCCGCTCGGGCTGGCGACGGTGAGCCAGGCGCCGTTGTCGCTCGGCAGCGGCCGGCCGGCGATGGCGGTGCACCCGGCCGGCTGCTCACCGCAGAGCCGGGCCACCACGGCGCCGTCGAGGTCGCCGACGTCGAACGGCTTGCGGGCCGAGAAGCCGGGCCCGCCCTCCGTCAGCGCCGCCCCGTCCCACAGCAGCGTCCGCGGCCCGTCCTCGCCGGGAACCGTGAGCACGGCCTGGACCTGGAGCAGGATCACCTCGAGCACCTGCGGGGAGCCGGTCTCCTTCACCAGCGCCTCGGTCATCGCGTGGGTGGCGGCGGTCGAGAACAGGTCGACGTCGCCGCTCCCGTTGCCGGTCCCGTCGACGTGGACCTCGGTGCGGGTGGTGGTCGTGGTCGTCGACGACGAGCTGTCGTCGTCGAGCGCGTTCACGACCAGGGCGGTGATGCCGATGCCGGCGCCGCCGAGCACGACGAGCACTCCGACCACGAGCATCCCGATCCGTCCGCGGAGCCGGCGGCGCTCAGCGCCGGCGTCGTACGTCGGGTAGGTCGCGCTGCCGTAGGGACGGTGCGTGGGCAGCGGGGGCGGCGGTGGTGGAGGCGGCGGGGGGCTGCCGTCGCCGGGTGCGTCGTAGGGGCGCCACTGGTCGCTCACGGGCCGATCCTAGGGACCCGAGCCCGGTGAGGAGCAGGAGCATCGCCAGGAGCCGGGCGAGCATCGTCATCGCAGAGTCCCTCCTTCGGGCGGGACGCTACGGCGCGGGCGCCCGGCACCGGACCGGGATGATCGGCGAACCTCTACCTTCGCCGGCCGCGGCTGCGTGTCGGGCTCACTCCCCGTGGTACGACATCACGTGCTTGACCCGGGTGTAGTCCTCGAGCCCGTACATCGACAGGTCCTTGCCGTAGCCCGAGTGCTTGAAGCCGCCGTGCGGCATCTCGGACACGAACGGGATGTGGGTGTTGATCCAGACCACGCCGAAGTCGAGGCGCTTGGACATCCGCAGTGCGCGAGCGTGGTCCTTGGTCCACACCGAGGAGGACAGGCCGTACTGCACGTCGTTGGCGAAGCGGACGGCCTCGGCCTCGTCGGAGAACCGCTGGACGGTGATGACCGGGCCGAAGATCTCGTTCTGGACGACCTCGTCGTCCTGACGCAGGCCCGAGACGACGGTGGCGTCGTAGAAGTAGCCACCCTCGCCCCCGGCGACGGTGGGCCGGGTGCCGCCGGCCTCGATCCGTGCGTGGTCGGGGAGCCGGTCGACCATGCCCGCGACGCGCGCCAGCTGGTCGGGGTTGTTGAGGGCGCCGTAGGCGACGTCGGGGTCGTCGGGCAGGCCGGTGCGCGTCTTCCGGGCCTGCTCGGCCAGGGCGGCGACGAGGTCGTCGTGGATGCCGGCGCCGGCGAGGACGCGGGTGGCGGCGGTGCAGTCCTGGCCCGCGTTGAAGTAGCCCGCGCCGGCGATCGCCGCAGCGGCCGCCTCGACGTCGGCGTCGTCGAAGACCACGACCGGGGCCTTGCCGCCGAGCTCGAGGTGGACCCGCTTGAGGTCGGTCGCGGCCGAGGCGGCGACCTCCATGCCGGCGCGCACCGACCCGGTGATCGCGACCAGCTGCGGCGTCTTGTGCTCGACCAGCGCGCGCCCGGCGCTGCGGTCGCCACAGACCACGTTGAGCACGCCCGCGGGCAGGAACTCCGCCGCCACCTCGGCGAGCAGCACCGTGCTGGCCGGGGTCGTGTCGCTCGGCTTGAGCACGATCGTGTTGCCGGCGGCCAGGGCCGGGGCGATCTTCCAGATCGCCATCATCAGCGGGTAGTTCCACGGCGTCACCTGGCCGACGACGCCGATCGGCTCGCGGCGGATCCACGAGGTGTGGTCCTTGAGGTACTCGCCCGCGCTCTTGCCCTCGAGGACGCGAGCGGCGCCGGCGAAGAAGCGGAACTCGTCGACGCTCGGCGGCATCTCCTCGTCGGTGGTGATGCCGATCGGCTTGCCGGTGTTCTCGCACTCGGCCCGCACGAAGTCGTCGGCCCGGTCCTCGATCGCCTGCGCGATGCGCAGCAGCGCCTCCTGCCGCTCCTTCGGGGTGGTCTCGCCCCAGGTCTCGAACGCCCGCTCGGCGGCACGCATCGCACGGTCGACGTCCTCCGCGTCGCTGGCGGGGGCGGTCGTGTAGGCCCGGCCGGTCGCCGGGTTCACGACGTCGTAGGTGGCTGCGGAGGCGGCGTCGACGGACGCGCCGTCGATGAAGTTGCGCAAGGGGGTCATGGCTCGGCAGCGTAACCAGACTGCCCGTCGTGCGAAAGCCCACGAGCAACGAAATCCGTTGCAAACCTGCCAAACAGCCACTGATTCACTTGCTGTTTCGGCGAATGGGAGTCAAGATGGTCGGGTGGTAGACGCAACGGCGCATGACGCCCTCCAGAAGTCCGCGCGGGAGCACCTGTGGATGCACTTCACCCGCATGTCGTCGTACGACACGGCCGACGTGCCGATCATCGTGCGCGGTGACGGTGCCTACGTGTGGGACGCCCAGGGACGCAAGTACCTCGACGCCCTCGGTGGTCTCTTCGTGAGCCAGCTCGGCCACGGGCGCACCGACCTCGCCGAGGTGGCGGCCAAGCAGGCCTCCGAGCTCGCCTTCTTCCCGCTGTGGTCCTACGCCCACCCGACGGCCATCGAGCTCGCGGAGAAGATCGCGGGCTACGCGCCCGGCGACCTCAACCGGGTGTTCTTCACCTCCGGTGGCGGCGAGGCGGTCGAGTCCGCCTGGAAGCTCGCCAAGAACTACTTCAAGCTCGTCGGGAAGCCGGGCAAGCACAAGGTCATCAGCCGCGCCATCGCGTATCACGGCACCACCCAGGGTGCGTTGTCCATCACCGGCCTGCCGGGCCTCAAGGCCCCGTTCGAGCCGCTCGTGCCCTCGACCTTCCGGGTGCCGAACACCAACGCCTACCGGGCCTCCGAGATCACCGGTGGCTTCCTCGACGGCTCCGACCCCGAGGCCTTCGGCCGCTGGGCCGCCGACCAGATCGCCGTCGCCATCGAGAACGAGGGCGCCGACACGGTCGCCGCCGTCTTCCTCGAGCCGGTCCAGAACGCCGGCGGCTGCTTCCCGCCGCCGCCCGGATACTTCCAGCGGGTGCGCGAGATCTGCGACCAGTACGACGTGCTGCTGGTCTCCGACGAGGTCATCTGCGCCTACGGCCGCCTGGGCCACATGTTCGGTGCCGAGCGCTACGGCTACCAGCCCGACATCATCACCTCGGCCAAGGGCCTCACCTCCGGCTACTCGCCGCTCGGCACGATGATCGCCAGCGACCGGGTCTACGAGCCGTTCGCCCACGGCACCGAGACCTTCCTGCACGGCTACACCTTCGGCGGCCACCCGGTCTCCACGGCGGTGGCGCTGAAGAACATGGAGATCTTCGAGGACGAGAAGATCAACGAGGGCGTCCGCGAGCGCGAGGGTGCCTTCCGCGGCACCCTGGAGAAGCTGCTCGACCTGCCCATCGTCGGCGACGTCCGCGGCGACGGCTTCTTCTACGGCATCGAGCTCGTCAAGGACAAGGCCACCAAGGAGACCTTCGACGAGGACGAGTCCGAGCGCCTGCTGCGCGGCTTCCTCTCCAAGGCCCTGTACGACGCCGGCCTCTACTGCCGTGCCGACGACCGGGGCGACCCGGTCATCCAGCTCTCGCCGCCGCTGATCTGCGGCCAGGAGCACTTCGACGAGATGGAGCAGAAGCTCCGCGCCGTCCTCACCGAGGCGGCGGGGCTGCTGTAACCGCGGGGACGCGCAGCAGCGCTGCCACCACACAGGCGGCGGTCGGGGACGGTGGGGGTCCCGGCCGCCGCTTCGTCATGCCTGGCTCGGGCTGTTCGAGGAGCTCAGGAGCTGTTCGAGGAGCTCAGGAGGCGGCCGCGCGGCGGCGGGTGAGCAGCATGTTGGTGAGCACCAGGAACAGTGAGATCAAGAACATGACCGTGCCGACCACGTTGACCTGCATCGGGATGCCGCGCTGGGCGACGCCCCACACGAACATCGGGAAGGTGACCGTCTGGCCGGCGTTGAGGTTCGTGATGATGAAGTCGTCGAACGACAGCGAGAAGCTCAGCAGCGCCGCGGCGGCGATGCCGGGGAAAACCAGCGGGAAGGTCACCCGCCAGAAGGTCGTCCACTCGCTGGCGTAGAGGTCCATCGCAGCCTGCTCGAGGTTCTCGTCGAGGCCGGACAACCGCGCCTTGACGGTCACGATGACGAACGACAGGCAGAACATCACGTGGGCGATGAAGATCGTCCAGAAGCCCAGCCGGCCGCCGAAGCCGCCCGCGACGAACAGGGCGAGCAGCGAGGATCCCATCACGATCTCGGGGGAGGCCATCGGCAGGAAGATCACCGTGTTGGCGACCGAGCGGCCGACGAAGTCGTGCCGCACGAGGGCGAACGCCGCGAGGGTGCCGAGCAGGGTGGCCACGAGGGTGGCGAGCAGGCCGATCTCGATGCTGCGCACGACCGCCGAGCACATCCCGTCCGGACGGCACGGGTTGGCCCAGTTGCTCCAGGTGAAGTCGCGGAACGCGTAGACGTTGCGGGACTTGCTGTTGTCGTTGAAGCTCATCAGCATCACGACGGCGATCGGCACGAACATGTAGACCAGCACCAGCAGCCCGGCTGCCAGCACCAGGTGCTCGCCGATCCACCGGCCGGCGCGCTGCACCCCGTTCATACGAGCTCCTCCGTCCCGGCGGTGCGGATGTAGACCATGACCATCGCGACGATGATCGCCATCAGGATCACCGAGAGGGCGCCGGCGGTGGCGTAGTCACCGGTGCTGGTGAACAGGTTCTGGATCACGTTGCCGACCATGCGCTGGTTGGGGCTGCCCAGCAGCGCTGCGTTGATGTAGTCGCCGGCAGCCGGGATGAAGGTCAGCAGCGTGCCCGCCACGACGCCCGGCTTGGACAGCGGCAGGGTCACCTTGAGGAAGCCGCGGGTGGGGGAGGCGTAGAGGTCGCTCGCCGCCTCGATCAGCCGGCCGTCGATCTTCTCGAGGCTGGCGTACAGCGGCAGCACCATGAACGGCAGGAAGTTGTAGACCAGGCCCGCGATCACGGCGACCGGCGTGGCGAGCAGCCGGCCGTCGTCCCCGAGCACGTGCAGGAACTGCAGGGTGTCCACGACGAACCCGTCGTCGGCGAGGATCAGCTTCCACGACAGGGTGCGCACCAGGAAGCTGGTGAAGAACGGCGCGATCACCAGCACCAGCAGTAGGTTGCGCCACCGGCCGGCCTTGAACGCGATCGCGTACGCCAGCACGTAGCCCAGCACGAGGCAGATCGCCGTGGCCGCGGCGGCGTACCACAGCGAGCGGAAGAGCGGCTCCCAGAACTCGTCGAGCGCGTCGACGAAGTTCGCGAACCGGTAGTCCACGTCGTACCCGGTCAGCACCGAGCCCTTCGGGTCGAAGAGGCTGGTCGCGAGCAGCGAGTAGAACGGGATCACGAAGAACAGCGCGAGCCACAGGCCCGCGGGCAGCATCAGCCAGTAGCCGGTGAAGCGTCCCCGCCGCATGGTCTAGGCCTCCTCGATGACGCCGGCGTTCACGTCCTGGCTGGCGGGCAGCAGGAACGCGAACTCGGGTCGCCAGGACACGTCGACCTTGGTGCCCTTCTCGAGCACGGCGCGCCGGCCGGTGTTCTGCTCGAAGGACATCAGCTCCTGGCCCCACGGCATCATCACGAGGTACTGGGTGCTGACGCCGACGAAGCTGACGTCGGTGATGATGCCGCCGGTCATGTGGTTGCCGGGGGCGTCGATCGGCTCGCCGGCCGGCGCGATGAGCACCTTCTCGGGCCGGATGCCGACCCAGCCGTCGCCGGCGCGGGTGTGCGCGCGCTCAGCCGGGATGGAGACCTGGATGCCGTGCATGTCGACGCGTACGACGTCCCCGTCGGCGCTGGCGACGGTGCCGGCGACCAGGTTCGACTGGCCCAGGAAGTTGGCGACGAAGGTGGTGCGCGGGTTCTCGTACAGCTCGGCGGGGGAGCCCATCTGCTCGATCACGCCGCCGTTCATGACGGCGATCGTGTCGGCCATCGTCATCGCCTCCTCCTGGTCGTGCGTGACGTGCACGAAGGTGAGGCCGACCTCGGTCTGGATCCGCTTGAGCTCGATCTGCATCGACCGGCGCAGCTTGAGGTCGAGGGCGCCGAGCGGCTCGTCGAGCAGCAGCACCTCGGGCCGGTTGATCAGTGCCCGGGCCAGGGCGACGCGCTGCTGCTGGCCACCGGACATCTGCGGCGGCTTCTTGCTGGCCTGCGACTCGAGCTCGACCAGCGCGAGCATCTCCTTCACCTGCTGGTCGACGTCCTTGACCTTGCGCCGGCGCAGGCCGAAGGCGACGTTCTCGTGGATGTCGAGGTGCGGGAAGAGCGCGTAGTTCTGGAAGACCGTGTTGACCGGGCGGCGGTACGGCTTCTCGTAGGTGATCTCGTCGTCGCCGAGGTGGATCGTGCCGGAGGTGGGCACCTCGAGCCCGGCGACCATGCGCAGCGTCGTGGTCTTGCCACAGCCGGACGGGCCGAGCAGCGCGAAGAAGCTGCCGGCGGGGACCTCGAGGTCGAGGGAGCGCACGGCCGTGAAGGTGGCGAACTCCTTGGTGAGCGCGGTGAGCCGGAGACTCCGGCCGTTGTCAGCCGCCAATGACATCGGCGAAATCTCCTTCGTAGGCGCGGATCTGGAACTCCTCGAGGGCCATGAACGAGTGCATCGTCTTCAGCGACTCGGCGGACGGGAAGATCAGCTGGTTGTCAACGAGGCTCGGGTCGACCTTCTCCATCGCCTCCTGGGCGCCCTTGACGGGGCAGATGTACCAGACGTACGCCGCGAGCTTCGCGGCCACTTCGGGCTCGTAGTAGTAGTTGATCCACTCCTCGGCGTTGCCCTGGTGGCTCGCGAGGTTGGGGACCAGCATGTTGTCGGACCAGATCATCTGGCCCTCCTCGGGCGAGACGAAGACGAGGTTCTCGTCCTCGGCGGCCGCCACGTCGCCGGACCAGGCCTCGCAGGCCAGGATGTTCCCTGCGGAGAGGTCCTGGATGTAGTCGTTGCCGGTGAAGGCCCGGACCTGGCCGTCGTTGCGGGCCTTGCGCAACCGGTCGATGGCGTTGTCCCAGTCGTCCTGGTCGAAGTTCGCCGGGTCGGCGCCCTCGGTCAGCATGATCAGGCCCATCGTGTCGCGCATCTCGGTGAGCAGCGAGATCCGGCCGCGCAGGTCGGAGCGGGTGAGCAGCTCCTCGAAGGAGCGCACCTCCTTGACCTTCGACTTGTTGTAGGCGATGCCGGTCAGGCCGCTCTGCCAGGGCGCGGAGTACGTGCGGTCCGGGTCCCAGCCGACGTGCTGCAGCGAGTCGATCAGGTTCGCGTGGACGTTGGGGACCTTCGCCTTGTCGAGCGGCTGGATCCACCCGACCTGGATCATCCGGGCCGCCATCCAGTCGGTGAGCACGAACATGTCGCGCTTCGAGGACTGGCACGAGCCGAGCTGGTTGACGACCTTGGCGAAGAACTCGAGGTTGTCGTTGACGTCGGCGGTGTAGCTGACCTTGATGCCGGTCTTCTTCTCGAACTCGGTGAGCGTCGAGGTGTAGTCGCCGTCGTCCTCGTCGATGTAGCCCGGCCAGTTGGACACGACCAGCCGCTTGTCGGACGACGACAGGTCGCGGGTCCGGCAGGAGGCGGGATCCTGCTTGCGGTCAGGAGTGCCGAACAGCGGCAGCACGCCGAGACTGGCGCCGCCGAGCAGGACTCCGGCACCCCCTCGAAGTGCCGCCCTGCGACTCAGACGGGCATTGACCACCGATTGCACCTCCCCAGAACAGAACGTGCCGATCGTGGCATGACCCACGTCACAAGACAAGTGATTCCGAAGCCGATTAACCGGATTGCAACGGAATCCGTACGTGAGTGTTGCACCGCAGGGGCTGGCCCTGTGAGGATCGGCTCGTGTCCAAGCCGAAGTCACCGCCCCTCGACGACGTCTCGAAGGCCATCATCGCCGAGCTCCAGGAGGACGGCCGACGCTCGTACGCCGCCATCGGCAAGGCGGTCGGCCTCTCCGAGGCGGCCGTGCGCCAGCGGGTCCAGCGGCTCGTCGACAGCGGCGTGATGCAGGTCGTGGCGGTCACCGACCCCACGGAGATCGGCTTCGCCCGCCAGGCGATGATCGGGATCCGCGCGACCGGCGAGCTGGAGCCGATCGCGGACGCGCTCGCCGAGTTCACCGAGGTCGACTACGTCGTGATCACCGCCGGCTCGTTCGACCTCCTCGCCGAGGTCGTCGCGGAGAGCGACGAGCACCTGCTCGAGATCATCTCGCGCCGGATCCGGACCATCCCCGGCGTGCTGAGCACCGAGACCCTGCTCTACCTCAAGCTGCGCAAGCAGACCTACTCGTGGGGCGTGCGCTGAGTCGCGTCAATTCCTTGACGTGAGCCGGGTCACCGGCGCATGGTGGTTGCGCTATTCGAACCAGGTTGCGGATGACGCAACCACTGGTGCCTCACGGGAGGGCGATCATGGCCGAAGTGACCCCGGAGAAGTCGACCGCGCCACTGGACCGGATCACCTTCGGTGTCGCGGCCGCCCTCGTCCTCGCCTTCCTGCTCTGGGGCGCCGTGGACT
This genomic interval from Nocardioides kongjuensis contains the following:
- a CDS encoding extracellular solute-binding protein, producing MVNARLSRRAALRGGAGVLLGGASLGVLPLFGTPDRKQDPASCRTRDLSSSDKRLVVSNWPGYIDEDDGDYTSTLTEFEKKTGIKVSYTADVNDNLEFFAKVVNQLGSCQSSKRDMFVLTDWMAARMIQVGWIQPLDKAKVPNVHANLIDSLQHVGWDPDRTYSAPWQSGLTGIAYNKSKVKEVRSFEELLTRSDLRGRISLLTEMRDTMGLIMLTEGADPANFDQDDWDNAIDRLRKARNDGQVRAFTGNDYIQDLSAGNILACEAWSGDVAAAEDENLVFVSPEEGQMIWSDNMLVPNLASHQGNAEEWINYYYEPEVAAKLAAYVWYICPVKGAQEAMEKVDPSLVDNQLIFPSAESLKTMHSFMALEEFQIRAYEGDFADVIGG
- a CDS encoding AsnC family transcriptional regulator; the protein is MSKPKSPPLDDVSKAIIAELQEDGRRSYAAIGKAVGLSEAAVRQRVQRLVDSGVMQVVAVTDPTEIGFARQAMIGIRATGELEPIADALAEFTEVDYVVITAGSFDLLAEVVAESDEHLLEIISRRIRTIPGVLSTETLLYLKLRKQTYSWGVR